One part of the Xylanimonas allomyrinae genome encodes these proteins:
- a CDS encoding putative protein N(5)-glutamine methyltransferase, with amino-acid sequence MSDPARLVARLRAAGCVFAEEEAALLLEAAGAPAQGVPAQGVPTQGVPAGPAEPPWPVRLERLVARRVAGEPLEHVLGWVAFAGRRWAVAPGVFVPRQRSQHLVAEALRAARSGVDAAHGRAAGSACAHTGSAAPERARPLVVVDLCCGSGALGGAVASAWRDDGGDVVLHAVDLDPVATACAARNLAPLGGVVRTGDLDAPLPPALRGAVDVLVCHAPYVPTAAISLLAPEAREHEPSHALDGGADGLDILRRVIALAPRWLASSGALLFELGDDGQIAETARLLAAAGLRRRVTRDEESAAIVVTATRARPV; translated from the coding sequence GTGAGCGACCCCGCCCGGCTCGTCGCCCGGCTGCGGGCAGCGGGATGCGTGTTCGCGGAGGAGGAGGCGGCGCTGCTGCTGGAGGCGGCCGGTGCCCCGGCCCAGGGGGTGCCGGCCCAGGGGGTGCCAACCCAGGGGGTGCCGGCGGGTCCGGCTGAACCGCCGTGGCCGGTGCGCCTCGAGCGCCTCGTCGCACGGCGGGTCGCGGGCGAGCCGCTCGAGCACGTGCTCGGGTGGGTCGCCTTCGCCGGCCGGCGATGGGCGGTGGCGCCCGGGGTGTTCGTGCCGCGCCAGCGCTCGCAGCACCTGGTCGCCGAGGCGCTGCGAGCCGCCCGGTCCGGGGTCGACGCCGCGCACGGCCGTGCCGCCGGGAGCGCCTGCGCCCACACGGGCAGCGCTGCCCCGGAGCGGGCCCGCCCGCTCGTCGTCGTCGACCTGTGCTGCGGCAGCGGCGCGCTCGGCGGAGCCGTCGCGTCCGCGTGGCGCGACGACGGCGGCGACGTCGTGCTGCACGCCGTCGACCTCGACCCGGTGGCGACCGCGTGCGCCGCGCGCAACCTCGCCCCGCTCGGCGGCGTCGTCCGCACGGGAGACCTGGACGCCCCTTTGCCCCCGGCGCTGCGCGGCGCCGTCGACGTGCTCGTGTGCCACGCCCCCTACGTGCCGACGGCGGCGATCTCGCTGCTCGCGCCCGAGGCGCGCGAGCACGAGCCGTCGCACGCGCTCGACGGCGGCGCCGACGGGCTCGACATCCTCCGGCGGGTCATCGCCCTGGCCCCCCGCTGGCTGGCGTCGTCGGGCGCGCTGCTGTTCGAGCTCGGCGACGACGGCCAGATCGCCGAGACCGCACGACTGCTCGCGGCGGCGGGCCTGCGCCGGCGGGTGACGCGTGACGAGGAGTCGGCGGCGATCGTCGTCACGGCCACCCGGGCACGGCCCGTGTGA
- a CDS encoding ferrochelatase — MPSTSPELGVLPYDALLLYSFGGPDKPEDVVPFLRNVTAGKGIPDSRLEAVGEHYYAFGGKSPINEQNLALKGALEKELAERGLDLPVVWGNRNWAPYTTDAIDELEAMGAKRAVALVTSAYSSYSGCRQYREDLATVLDRRGQLGPDGSTGVQFDKIRSYFNTPGFVQGNADAVVEAFTRLGDDGGDPAVARLVFVTHSVPATMEAASGVGHATYREQHLDICALVAQDVSARVGRTVEWDLAYCSRSGPPHQPWLDPDVNDHLGVLAADGVRDVVLAPVGFVSDHMEVAYDLDTEALATARELGMAAVRAGTVGTRPEFVRQLVDLVLERAALARGEDVEQAAVGSFPAFPSVTPPDCCLRVHEQPSGIPALCSEDMHR, encoded by the coding sequence ATGCCTTCGACCTCCCCGGAACTCGGCGTGCTCCCCTACGACGCCCTGCTGCTGTACTCGTTCGGCGGGCCCGACAAGCCCGAGGACGTCGTACCGTTCCTCCGCAACGTCACCGCGGGCAAGGGGATCCCCGACTCGCGGCTCGAGGCCGTCGGCGAGCACTACTACGCGTTCGGCGGCAAGAGCCCCATCAACGAGCAGAACCTCGCGCTCAAGGGCGCTCTCGAGAAGGAGCTCGCCGAGCGCGGCCTCGACCTGCCGGTCGTGTGGGGCAACCGCAACTGGGCGCCGTACACGACCGACGCGATCGACGAGCTCGAGGCGATGGGCGCCAAGCGCGCCGTGGCCCTGGTGACCAGCGCGTACTCGTCCTACAGCGGGTGCCGCCAGTACCGCGAGGATCTCGCCACGGTGCTCGACCGGCGCGGCCAGCTCGGCCCCGACGGCTCGACGGGCGTGCAGTTCGACAAGATCCGCTCCTACTTCAACACCCCGGGGTTCGTGCAGGGCAACGCCGACGCCGTCGTCGAGGCGTTCACCCGGCTCGGGGACGACGGCGGCGATCCCGCCGTGGCCCGCCTCGTCTTCGTCACGCACTCCGTCCCGGCGACCATGGAGGCGGCCTCGGGCGTCGGTCACGCGACCTACCGCGAGCAGCACCTCGACATCTGCGCGCTCGTCGCGCAGGACGTCTCCGCACGCGTGGGCCGAACCGTCGAGTGGGACCTCGCGTACTGCTCGCGCTCCGGCCCGCCCCACCAGCCGTGGCTCGACCCCGACGTCAACGACCACCTCGGCGTGCTCGCCGCGGACGGCGTGCGCGACGTCGTGCTCGCGCCCGTCGGGTTCGTCTCCGACCACATGGAGGTCGCCTACGACCTCGACACCGAGGCCCTGGCGACGGCCCGCGAGCTCGGCATGGCCGCCGTGCGCGCCGGGACCGTCGGCACGCGACCGGAGTTCGTCCGTCAGCTCGTCGACCTCGTGCTCGAGCGTGCCGCGCTCGCGCGCGGCGAGGACGTCGAGCAGGCCGCCGTGGGATCGTTCCCCGCATTCCCGTCCGTCACGCCGCCCGACTGCTGCCTGCGTGTGCACGAGCAGCCCAGCGGCATTCCCGCACTCTGCAGTGAGGACATGCACCGATGA
- a CDS encoding helix-turn-helix domain-containing protein encodes MTRENDKATWPEGEALLAALSPAMVALMDELAAVMFCAKDTSGRYVLVNEVFVHRAHARSRRDVVGRRAADLFVPDLAERYEKQDSYVLGTGRPLRGELELIRRPGGAPGWFLTSKLAVRADDGGVVGLVSISQDLRSQDADDATMEAISRLVAGVSAHLDATPSAPLTVAALAALAGCGEQALDRRVRRVFGLSPRQLVLRARTDRAAHLLAETTTPLAQVAAAVGFYDQPSFTRQFARLTGETPSSFRRRARRR; translated from the coding sequence ATGACGCGTGAAAACGACAAGGCGACCTGGCCGGAGGGCGAGGCGCTGCTGGCTGCGCTCTCCCCGGCCATGGTCGCGCTCATGGACGAGCTGGCGGCCGTCATGTTCTGCGCCAAGGACACCTCGGGCCGGTACGTGCTCGTCAACGAGGTCTTCGTGCACCGCGCGCACGCCCGCTCGCGGCGCGACGTCGTCGGCCGGCGTGCCGCCGACCTGTTCGTGCCCGACCTCGCCGAACGGTACGAGAAGCAGGACTCGTACGTGCTGGGCACGGGTCGCCCGCTGCGCGGCGAGCTCGAGCTGATCCGGCGCCCGGGCGGTGCGCCCGGCTGGTTCCTGACGTCGAAGCTCGCTGTGCGGGCCGACGACGGCGGCGTCGTCGGCCTCGTCTCGATCTCCCAGGACCTGCGCTCGCAGGACGCCGACGACGCGACCATGGAGGCGATCTCACGGCTCGTCGCCGGGGTGTCGGCCCACCTGGACGCGACGCCGTCGGCGCCGCTGACGGTCGCCGCGCTGGCCGCCCTGGCGGGGTGCGGCGAGCAGGCGCTCGACCGGCGGGTGCGGCGCGTGTTCGGGCTGTCGCCGCGCCAGCTCGTGCTGCGCGCACGGACCGACCGTGCGGCGCACCTGCTCGCGGAGACGACGACGCCGCTCGCGCAGGTCGCGGCCGCGGTCGGCTTCTACGACCAGCCGTCGTTCACCCGCCAGTTCGCCCGTCTCACGGGCGAGACACCGTCGTCGTTCCGGCGCCGGGCGCGGCGCCGCTGA
- a CDS encoding amino acid permease: MQLLRRRSIEATIAASDEPERHLRRSLGAWDLVVLGISVVIGAGIFSKAAMVSATQTGPAVVISFVIAGIVCALAALCYAEFASFMPVAGSAYTFSYASMGELVAWIIGWDLILEMFFAAGVVAKAWGLYFDNVLHVFGLGGVGPDGVASGVHNTISLGGGVTFDWATVLLIAVLATLLSVGTKLSTRFTGVLTAIKLGIVVLIIAVGFAYFDASKLSPFVPSSESFGTSSGHGSVWTQTLFSFFSGADLSVGGTFGILAGAGTVFFAFIGFDVVATAAEETRNPRRNVPRGIIGGLLVCTVLYILVSVALSGMATPQQLRDATPDGGESATIVTAFELQPDAPGWATKVIAVGILVGLTTVVMVLMLGLTRVVFAMSRDGLLPRGLSRTSQRFGTPVHLQVGAGVLIAAVTAFFPVDVLADMVNIGTLSAFVLVSFGVPLLRTRRRRALAAAGKADTTDSFQVPWSPALPIISGLACIWLMLQLDVETWVRFLVWLAVGFVIYFGYSYRNSQLHKNPDDIAADYREALQEAIGVEEPRR, encoded by the coding sequence ATGCAGCTCCTGCGCAGGCGGTCGATCGAAGCAACGATCGCCGCCTCAGACGAACCCGAACGCCATCTCCGCCGGTCTCTCGGGGCCTGGGACCTCGTCGTCCTCGGCATCTCGGTGGTGATCGGCGCCGGCATCTTCTCCAAGGCCGCGATGGTCTCGGCCACCCAGACCGGTCCGGCCGTCGTCATCTCGTTCGTCATCGCGGGCATCGTCTGCGCGCTGGCGGCGCTGTGCTACGCGGAGTTCGCGTCGTTCATGCCCGTCGCGGGGTCGGCCTACACGTTCTCCTACGCCTCGATGGGCGAGCTCGTGGCGTGGATCATCGGCTGGGACCTGATCCTCGAGATGTTCTTCGCCGCGGGCGTCGTCGCGAAGGCGTGGGGCCTGTACTTCGACAACGTGCTGCACGTGTTCGGGCTCGGCGGCGTCGGCCCCGACGGCGTGGCCTCGGGCGTCCACAACACGATCAGCCTGGGCGGCGGCGTGACGTTCGACTGGGCGACCGTGCTGCTCATCGCCGTCCTGGCGACCCTCCTGTCGGTCGGCACCAAGCTCTCGACGCGGTTCACGGGTGTGCTCACGGCCATCAAGCTCGGCATCGTGGTGCTCATCATCGCGGTCGGGTTCGCGTACTTCGACGCCTCGAAGCTCTCGCCGTTCGTGCCGTCGAGCGAGTCCTTCGGCACGTCGAGCGGCCACGGCTCGGTGTGGACGCAGACGCTCTTCTCGTTCTTCTCGGGAGCCGACCTGTCCGTGGGTGGCACGTTCGGGATCCTCGCGGGCGCCGGCACGGTGTTCTTCGCCTTCATCGGGTTCGACGTCGTCGCGACCGCCGCCGAGGAGACCCGCAACCCGCGGCGCAACGTCCCGCGCGGCATCATCGGCGGCCTGCTCGTGTGCACCGTGCTGTACATCCTGGTGTCGGTCGCGCTGTCGGGCATGGCCACGCCGCAGCAGCTGCGCGACGCCACGCCCGACGGCGGCGAGTCGGCCACCATCGTCACCGCGTTCGAGCTGCAGCCCGACGCGCCCGGCTGGGCCACCAAGGTCATCGCAGTCGGCATCCTCGTGGGGCTGACCACCGTGGTCATGGTGCTCATGCTCGGCCTGACGCGCGTCGTGTTCGCGATGTCCCGCGACGGCCTGCTGCCGCGCGGCCTGTCCCGGACGTCGCAGCGGTTCGGCACGCCCGTCCACCTCCAGGTCGGCGCCGGCGTGCTCATCGCGGCCGTCACGGCGTTCTTCCCTGTCGACGTGCTGGCGGACATGGTCAACATCGGCACGTTGTCGGCGTTCGTGCTGGTCTCCTTCGGCGTGCCCCTGCTGCGTACGCGCCGCCGCCGCGCGCTGGCTGCGGCGGGCAAGGCCGACACGACCGACAGCTTCCAGGTGCCGTGGTCGCCCGCGCTGCCGATCATCTCCGGCCTGGCGTGCATCTGGCTCATGCTCCAGCTCGACGTCGAGACCTGGGTGCGGTTCCTGGTGTGGCTCGCGGTCGGCTTCGTCATCTACTTCGGCTACAGCTACCGCAACTCGCAGCTCCACAAGAACCCGGACGACATCGCGGCGGACTACCGCGAGGCGCTCCAGGAGGCCATCGGGGTCGAGGAGCCGCGCCGCTGA
- a CDS encoding Glu/Leu/Phe/Val family dehydrogenase, which yields MTTTSETHTQTPLATAHAQLAAAVRHLGYDDGLHANLATPRREVHVSVPLRMDTGEVRLFHGFRVQHNVSRGPGKGGLRYHPSVDIEEVRALAMWMTWKCAIADLPYGGAKGGVAIDPREHSSSELERVTRRYTSEIMPLIGPDTDIMAPDVGTDEQTMAWVMDTYSVNRGYTIPAVVTGKPVAVGGSLGRNTATSAGLVHVTEAALRTAGEALEGRTVAIQGFGKVGAHAAQIFARRGARIVAVSDVDGAVRADDGIDVPRLTEHVAATGTVAGFDGADPITNADLLRLDVDVLVPAATQGVIDEETAHDVRARIVVEGANGPTTTEGDAVLARNGVVVVPDVLANAGGVVVSYFEWVQANQAYWWTEREIAEKLEHRMVTAYDAVTGLARREELSLRDAALAIGVQRVAEAHKIRGLYP from the coding sequence GTGACGACGACGTCCGAAACCCACACCCAGACCCCCCTGGCCACCGCTCACGCCCAGCTCGCCGCTGCCGTCCGGCATCTCGGGTACGACGACGGGCTGCACGCCAACCTCGCCACGCCACGCCGCGAGGTCCACGTCTCCGTGCCGTTGCGCATGGACACGGGCGAGGTGCGCCTCTTCCACGGCTTCCGCGTGCAGCACAACGTCTCGCGAGGCCCCGGCAAGGGCGGCCTGCGCTACCACCCCTCGGTCGACATCGAGGAGGTGCGCGCTCTCGCCATGTGGATGACGTGGAAGTGCGCCATCGCCGACCTGCCCTACGGCGGCGCCAAGGGCGGCGTGGCGATCGACCCCCGCGAGCACTCGAGCTCCGAGCTCGAACGCGTGACGCGGCGCTACACCTCCGAGATCATGCCGCTGATCGGCCCCGACACCGACATCATGGCCCCTGACGTCGGCACCGACGAGCAGACCATGGCCTGGGTCATGGACACCTACTCGGTCAACCGCGGGTACACCATCCCCGCCGTCGTCACGGGCAAGCCCGTCGCCGTCGGCGGCTCCCTGGGGCGCAACACCGCCACGAGCGCCGGCCTGGTCCACGTCACCGAGGCGGCGCTGCGCACCGCCGGTGAGGCGCTCGAGGGGCGCACCGTCGCGATCCAGGGCTTCGGCAAGGTCGGCGCGCACGCCGCGCAGATCTTCGCGCGGCGCGGCGCGCGCATCGTCGCCGTCTCCGACGTCGACGGCGCCGTGCGCGCCGACGACGGGATCGACGTGCCACGGCTGACCGAGCACGTCGCCGCGACCGGCACGGTCGCCGGGTTCGACGGCGCCGACCCGATCACGAACGCGGACCTGCTGCGGCTCGACGTCGACGTGCTCGTGCCCGCGGCGACCCAGGGCGTCATCGACGAGGAGACGGCCCACGACGTGCGCGCCCGCATCGTCGTCGAGGGCGCCAACGGCCCCACCACGACCGAGGGCGACGCCGTCCTCGCGCGCAACGGCGTCGTCGTCGTGCCCGACGTGCTCGCCAACGCGGGCGGCGTCGTCGTCTCGTACTTCGAGTGGGTCCAGGCCAACCAGGCGTACTGGTGGACGGAGCGCGAGATCGCGGAGAAGCTCGAGCACCGCATGGTCACCGCGTACGACGCCGTCACCGGGCTCGCGCGGCGCGAGGAGCTGTCGCTGCGCGACGCCGCGCTCGCCATCGGCGTCCAGCGGGTCGCGGAGGCGCACAAGATCCGCGGCCTGTACCCCTGA
- a CDS encoding proline dehydrogenase family protein, whose translation MTSHAIPAPSPAAAHGRQPAPIADLVEPAVALAGRWSAASAGSSSGRADRHARADAERLARLVSDPAGLELAVGFVDDVARPQDVRVAAKALARLGQRAGDASFLGGVDRALFRAGALLAPALPSAVVPAARLRLRQLVGHLVADAGPGLGRHLARTRAEGFALNVNLLGEAVLGEDEARARLARTIALVERPDVDYVSVKVSSVAAQLVTWDLDGSRARVVERLLPLYRAAREHGVFVNLDMEEYRDLALTVAVFEDLLSRDEFHGLEAGIVLQAYLPDALGALDELTRFATARVAAGGARIKVRLVKGANLAMEHVEAELHGWPLAPYGSKPEVDANYVRVLDAALTPSRAAAVRLGVASHNLFDLALAVLVARERGVTEALDLEMLQGMAPGESRAVRDEVVPDGGRVVLYTPVVRSQDFDVAISYLVRRLEENAAPQNFLHAAAAAPSDGTAMTAQERAFRASVAAAVPFTAADVAPRRTPRATPEAPGAHPGGADARFANAADTDPAVAEHRAWAGRVTSRGESGYRPVQAAAVPDRAAVDAAVARAVAAQHVWGAVPAPARAAALHAVAERLEERRGELVAAMVHEAGKTVAEADPEVSEAVDFARYYAHRAEALDAVPGAVFTPEGVTLVTPPWNFPVAIPVGGVVAALAAGSSVLAKPASPTPRCFEVAVAAILAGLDDAASATGLTAAQCADVVQFVRVRDRDVARHLVTHDDVARVILTGSIETAELFAGWRPERPVLAETSGKNAIVVTPSADLDLAVADLVRSAFGHAGQKCSAASLAILVGSVGDPSTPTGERFRRQLVDAVRSLRVGPATDLATVMGPLTEPAAGKLLRALTTLEPGESWLVRPHRLDDDATAAGLDPQRLWTPGLRTGVAPGSFFHLTEVFGPVLGLMTARDLDEAITLQNRVAFGLTAGLHSLDDDEVATWCDRVEAGNLYVNRHITGAIVRRQPFGGWKASSVGPGAKAGGPHYVAQLGAWSDGAGVPSRTADPAGWLAWAQADDERAWPGLAAGHDPSGLVTEENTFRLRPVDRVTVRVGEGALPVEVARVVAAARRAGVPVVVVPAADHGWGVPHEPAASHEDFAAAVAAGAVRGRIRVVGDAPGLRAAAATRLGTTTVLDAPVVASGERELLVFVREQAVSRTRHRYGHVHLTA comes from the coding sequence ATGACGAGCCACGCCATCCCCGCACCGTCGCCCGCGGCCGCCCACGGCCGGCAGCCGGCCCCGATCGCCGACCTCGTCGAGCCCGCGGTCGCCCTCGCCGGGCGCTGGTCCGCGGCCTCGGCCGGGTCGAGCTCGGGGCGCGCGGACAGGCATGCCCGCGCCGACGCCGAACGGCTGGCCCGGCTCGTCTCCGACCCGGCCGGCCTGGAGCTCGCCGTCGGGTTCGTCGACGACGTCGCACGGCCGCAGGACGTGCGCGTGGCCGCCAAGGCGCTGGCCCGGCTCGGGCAGCGCGCGGGTGACGCGAGCTTCCTCGGCGGCGTCGACCGGGCGCTGTTCCGCGCCGGGGCCCTGCTCGCGCCCGCGCTACCGAGCGCCGTCGTGCCCGCTGCCCGGCTGCGGCTGCGGCAGCTCGTGGGGCACCTGGTGGCCGACGCCGGGCCCGGGCTCGGCCGGCACCTGGCACGCACCCGCGCGGAGGGGTTCGCGCTCAACGTCAACCTGCTGGGCGAGGCGGTGCTCGGCGAGGACGAGGCGCGCGCCCGGCTGGCCCGCACCATCGCGCTCGTCGAGCGGCCGGACGTCGACTACGTCTCGGTCAAGGTGTCGTCCGTCGCGGCCCAGCTCGTGACGTGGGACCTGGACGGGTCGCGCGCACGCGTCGTCGAGCGCCTCCTGCCGCTGTACCGGGCGGCGCGCGAGCACGGCGTGTTCGTCAACCTCGACATGGAGGAGTACCGCGACCTCGCCCTGACGGTCGCGGTGTTCGAGGACCTGCTCTCGCGCGACGAGTTCCACGGCCTCGAGGCCGGCATCGTGCTCCAGGCGTACCTGCCCGACGCCCTCGGCGCGCTCGACGAGCTCACCCGGTTCGCCACGGCGCGCGTCGCCGCGGGCGGCGCCCGGATCAAGGTGCGGCTGGTCAAGGGAGCGAACCTCGCGATGGAGCACGTCGAGGCCGAGCTGCACGGCTGGCCCCTGGCGCCCTACGGCTCCAAGCCCGAGGTCGACGCCAACTACGTGCGCGTCCTGGACGCCGCGCTGACGCCGTCGCGCGCCGCAGCGGTGCGCCTGGGCGTGGCGTCGCACAACCTGTTCGACCTGGCGCTGGCGGTGCTCGTGGCCCGCGAGCGCGGCGTGACGGAGGCGCTCGACCTGGAGATGCTGCAAGGCATGGCACCCGGGGAGTCGCGCGCGGTGCGCGACGAGGTCGTCCCCGACGGAGGGCGCGTCGTGCTGTACACGCCGGTGGTGCGCTCGCAGGACTTCGACGTCGCGATCAGCTACCTGGTGCGGCGGCTGGAGGAGAACGCGGCGCCGCAGAACTTCCTGCACGCGGCCGCGGCGGCGCCGTCGGACGGCACCGCGATGACGGCGCAGGAGCGGGCGTTCCGCGCGTCGGTCGCCGCGGCGGTGCCGTTCACCGCCGCCGACGTCGCCCCGCGCCGCACCCCGCGTGCCACGCCGGAGGCGCCCGGCGCGCACCCGGGCGGCGCCGACGCCCGGTTCGCGAACGCGGCCGACACCGATCCCGCCGTCGCGGAGCACCGCGCCTGGGCGGGCAGGGTCACCTCGCGCGGCGAGTCCGGGTACCGGCCCGTGCAGGCCGCCGCGGTGCCCGACCGCGCCGCGGTCGACGCCGCCGTCGCGCGCGCCGTCGCCGCCCAGCACGTCTGGGGGGCCGTGCCGGCTCCCGCCCGGGCCGCCGCCCTGCATGCCGTCGCCGAGCGGCTCGAGGAACGCCGCGGCGAGCTCGTCGCCGCCATGGTCCACGAGGCGGGCAAGACGGTGGCCGAGGCGGACCCCGAGGTCAGCGAGGCCGTCGACTTCGCGCGCTACTACGCCCACCGTGCCGAGGCGCTCGACGCCGTCCCCGGCGCCGTCTTCACCCCCGAGGGCGTCACGCTCGTGACCCCGCCGTGGAACTTCCCGGTCGCCATCCCGGTGGGCGGGGTGGTCGCGGCGCTCGCGGCCGGGTCCTCGGTGCTCGCCAAGCCGGCCTCGCCCACCCCGCGCTGCTTCGAGGTGGCGGTCGCGGCGATCCTGGCGGGGCTCGACGACGCCGCGTCCGCGACCGGGCTCACGGCCGCGCAGTGCGCCGACGTCGTCCAGTTCGTGCGGGTGCGCGACCGTGACGTCGCCCGGCACCTGGTGACGCACGACGACGTCGCCCGGGTCATCCTCACCGGCTCGATCGAGACCGCCGAGCTGTTCGCGGGCTGGCGGCCCGAGCGTCCCGTCCTCGCGGAGACGAGCGGCAAGAACGCGATCGTCGTGACGCCGTCGGCCGATCTCGACCTGGCCGTCGCCGACCTGGTGCGCAGCGCGTTCGGGCACGCGGGGCAGAAGTGCTCGGCGGCGTCGCTGGCGATCCTCGTCGGGTCCGTGGGCGACCCGTCCACGCCGACCGGGGAGCGGTTCCGCCGCCAGCTCGTCGACGCCGTGCGGTCGCTGCGTGTCGGCCCGGCGACCGACCTCGCCACCGTCATGGGGCCGCTCACCGAGCCCGCCGCGGGGAAGCTGCTGCGGGCGCTGACGACGCTCGAGCCCGGCGAGTCGTGGCTGGTGCGTCCGCACCGCCTCGACGACGACGCCACCGCCGCAGGCCTGGACCCGCAGCGCCTGTGGACTCCGGGTCTGCGCACCGGCGTCGCCCCCGGCTCGTTCTTCCACCTCACCGAGGTGTTCGGCCCGGTGCTCGGCCTCATGACCGCACGCGACCTCGACGAGGCGATCACGCTGCAGAACCGCGTCGCGTTCGGCCTCACCGCGGGCCTGCACTCGCTCGACGACGACGAGGTCGCCACGTGGTGCGACCGCGTCGAGGCGGGCAACCTCTACGTCAACCGCCACATCACGGGTGCCATCGTGCGCCGCCAGCCGTTCGGCGGCTGGAAGGCGTCGAGCGTGGGCCCGGGCGCCAAGGCGGGTGGCCCGCACTATGTGGCCCAGCTCGGTGCGTGGTCCGACGGCGCCGGGGTGCCGTCGCGCACCGCCGACCCGGCCGGCTGGCTCGCCTGGGCGCAGGCCGACGACGAGCGCGCCTGGCCGGGACTGGCCGCGGGGCACGACCCGTCGGGCCTGGTGACCGAGGAGAACACGTTCCGGCTGCGGCCCGTCGACCGCGTGACGGTGCGCGTCGGCGAGGGGGCGCTGCCCGTCGAGGTCGCGCGCGTGGTCGCGGCCGCGCGACGCGCCGGGGTGCCCGTCGTCGTCGTGCCTGCCGCCGACCACGGGTGGGGCGTGCCGCACGAGCCCGCGGCGAGCCACGAGGACTTCGCCGCGGCGGTCGCCGCGGGCGCGGTGCGGGGCCGCATCCGCGTCGTCGGCGACGCGCCCGGGCTGCGGGCTGCGGCGGCCACCCGCCTGGGGACGACGACGGTGCTCGACGCGCCGGTCGTCGCGTCGGGCGAGCGCGAGCTGCTGGTGTTCGTGCGTGAGCAGGCGGTCAGCCGGACGCGGCACCGGTACGGGCACGTGCACCTCACGGCGTGA
- the hemQ gene encoding hydrogen peroxide-dependent heme synthase, translated as MTDLTHIHGDTGEAVDTAAINESIRYAIIATFATTQPLPGDDAERAALVRAAEDALWNGQPEAARDAARADGDVVVRGVYDVAGLRADADLMIWVHGPSVEAVQGAYHRLRASDLGAALEPVWSVVALHRAAEFNKGHVPAFLAGEAPRGYLCVYPFVRSYDWYLLPESERRVMLRDHGLAAAGYADVRANTMSTFALSDYEWLLAFEADELHRIVDLMRDLRATEARRHVREEVPFFTGPRVTLAAWAAAQPLA; from the coding sequence ATGACCGATTTGACGCACATCCACGGCGACACCGGCGAGGCCGTCGACACCGCCGCGATCAACGAGTCCATCCGCTACGCGATCATCGCGACCTTCGCGACGACGCAGCCCCTGCCCGGCGACGACGCCGAGCGGGCCGCGCTCGTCCGGGCCGCCGAGGACGCGCTGTGGAACGGCCAGCCCGAGGCCGCGCGCGACGCTGCGCGCGCCGACGGCGACGTCGTCGTGCGCGGCGTGTACGACGTCGCGGGCCTGCGCGCGGACGCCGACCTGATGATCTGGGTCCACGGGCCGTCGGTCGAGGCCGTCCAGGGCGCCTACCACCGCCTGCGCGCGTCGGACCTGGGCGCCGCGCTCGAGCCCGTGTGGTCCGTGGTCGCGCTGCACCGTGCCGCCGAGTTCAACAAGGGTCACGTGCCGGCGTTCCTCGCGGGCGAGGCGCCGCGCGGCTACCTGTGCGTCTACCCGTTCGTGCGCTCGTACGACTGGTACCTGCTGCCCGAGAGCGAGCGCCGTGTCATGCTGCGCGACCACGGCCTGGCCGCCGCCGGCTACGCCGACGTGCGCGCCAACACCATGAGCACCTTCGCGCTCTCGGACTACGAGTGGCTGCTCGCGTTCGAGGCCGACGAGCTGCACCGCATCGTCGACCTCATGCGCGACCTGCGCGCCACCGAGGCCCGGCGCCACGTGCGCGAGGAGGTCCCGTTCTTCACGGGCCCGCGCGTGACGCTCGCCGCGTGGGCGGCCGCTCAGCCGCTCGCCTGA